The Acidobacteriota bacterium genome includes a region encoding these proteins:
- the polA gene encoding DNA polymerase I, translating into MPNKKRLFLIDGMSNIFRSYYAIRGLSNSKGLATNAVYGFTMTLRKMIAEHKPDYLGVVLDSKEKTFRQEKFEAYKSNRPEMPEDLAQQLPYIDRVCAALRVPVVKMPKYEADDILGTLARQATAEGLQTVIVTNDKDLAQLVQDPDVVMLRVEKNMGETFLDEAGVKAKFGVRADQIVDWLGLMGDPVDCIPGAPGIGEKGAVGLLEQFDNIENALARWEEVKRKTYRESLRDNAEQIRLSRELATVDCNVPVKLDLKGLIYEAPDYQAAHELFSELEFATLTREFAKGAAESEQVETKTAETTDSTYERISTVKELGKLVKSLADAGRFAFALSEAADGSLTGVAFSSEANSATHFDLAECNDRDGAIKLLKEVFGNRLIEKATFDLKRAIHALDPLGVSIETATDDTLLQGYLLDSERSKYEVTQLANEHLGGYGLAKEQDLTAQAAELNGRLADAMNSKIADDKLQFDFQEQTLDYVYQQIEMPLVPLLCEMENAGFRVDTDVLAKLSVEMAQEIERLSQEIYVQAGREFNIGSPQQLGEVFEELNFEVSKRTATGQISTSRDVLDELAVKYELPRLVIDHRELAKLKSTYVDAFPSLINPVDGRIHTTLNQTIAATGRISSTDPNLQNIPIRTEMGRRIRRAFIPADGCVLLSADYSQIELRLLAHITKDPVMLDAFTKGEDIHERTAREVFGAKTAAELKEKRRVAKIVNFGIAYVIGPFGLAQRVGINRSEARKVIDDWYRTYANVKKYMDELPEQARSAGNVARSIYGRLRRMPDLASKGAARARAEREAVNMPMQGSASDIVKLAMLHVWEALKKEKLHAKMILQVHDELVFEVPKKELKKTSEIVKTAMEHAVKLAVPLPVELGSGENWMDAKP; encoded by the coding sequence ATGCCAAACAAAAAACGTCTGTTTCTGATTGATGGAATGTCGAACATCTTCCGCTCGTATTACGCGATTCGTGGGTTGTCGAACTCGAAGGGGTTGGCGACGAATGCGGTGTATGGCTTCACGATGACGCTGCGGAAGATGATTGCTGAGCATAAGCCGGATTACCTGGGCGTGGTGCTCGATTCCAAAGAGAAAACCTTTCGCCAGGAAAAATTTGAAGCCTACAAGTCCAACCGGCCTGAGATGCCGGAAGATTTGGCGCAACAGCTTCCGTACATTGATCGCGTCTGCGCCGCGTTGCGCGTGCCGGTCGTCAAGATGCCGAAGTATGAAGCCGATGACATTCTGGGCACGCTGGCCCGGCAAGCAACAGCCGAAGGACTGCAAACCGTCATCGTCACCAACGACAAGGACCTGGCGCAACTGGTTCAGGATCCGGATGTGGTCATGCTGCGCGTGGAAAAGAACATGGGCGAAACCTTTCTGGACGAAGCGGGTGTCAAAGCCAAATTCGGCGTGCGCGCAGATCAGATCGTGGATTGGTTGGGGCTGATGGGCGATCCCGTGGATTGCATTCCGGGCGCTCCGGGTATTGGCGAAAAAGGCGCGGTCGGATTGCTGGAACAGTTCGACAACATCGAAAACGCGCTGGCCCGTTGGGAAGAAGTCAAACGCAAAACCTACCGCGAATCGTTGCGCGATAACGCGGAGCAGATTCGCCTGTCGCGTGAACTGGCAACGGTGGATTGCAACGTTCCGGTCAAGCTCGACTTAAAAGGGCTGATATACGAAGCGCCGGATTACCAGGCAGCGCACGAACTGTTTTCGGAATTGGAATTCGCAACCTTGACGCGCGAATTTGCCAAAGGCGCCGCCGAAAGCGAACAAGTCGAAACCAAAACTGCTGAAACCACAGATTCGACCTACGAACGAATTTCCACAGTCAAGGAACTCGGCAAACTGGTCAAATCGCTGGCGGATGCCGGGCGATTCGCCTTCGCGTTGAGCGAAGCAGCGGACGGCAGTTTGACCGGCGTGGCGTTTTCCAGCGAAGCCAATTCGGCGACGCACTTCGATCTGGCCGAATGCAATGACCGAGACGGGGCTATCAAACTGCTGAAAGAGGTATTCGGCAATCGGTTGATTGAAAAAGCGACCTTTGATTTGAAACGAGCGATTCATGCGCTCGACCCGCTTGGAGTCAGCATCGAAACGGCAACGGACGACACCTTGTTGCAAGGCTATCTGCTGGATTCCGAACGCTCCAAGTACGAAGTGACGCAATTGGCCAACGAACATCTCGGCGGATACGGACTGGCCAAAGAGCAGGACTTGACCGCGCAAGCCGCTGAACTAAACGGCCGCCTAGCCGACGCGATGAACTCGAAAATCGCCGACGACAAACTTCAGTTCGACTTTCAGGAACAGACGCTGGATTACGTGTACCAGCAAATCGAAATGCCGCTAGTTCCGTTGTTGTGCGAAATGGAAAACGCGGGTTTTCGTGTTGATACCGATGTGCTGGCGAAACTTTCGGTCGAAATGGCGCAGGAAATCGAACGGCTTTCGCAGGAGATTTACGTGCAGGCCGGGCGCGAATTCAACATTGGTTCGCCGCAACAGCTCGGCGAAGTGTTTGAAGAGTTGAACTTTGAAGTTTCCAAGCGCACGGCGACGGGTCAAATTTCCACCAGCCGCGATGTGTTGGACGAACTCGCCGTGAAGTACGAACTGCCGCGCTTGGTGATTGACCACCGCGAATTGGCAAAGCTCAAGAGCACCTACGTGGACGCGTTTCCTTCGCTGATCAATCCGGTGGATGGCCGCATTCACACGACACTGAATCAAACCATTGCGGCCACGGGCCGCATCTCTTCGACTGATCCGAATCTGCAAAACATTCCGATCCGAACGGAAATGGGGCGTCGCATTCGCCGAGCGTTTATTCCGGCGGATGGTTGCGTACTACTTTCGGCAGATTATTCGCAGATCGAATTGCGTTTGCTGGCGCACATCACCAAAGACCCTGTGATGCTGGATGCCTTTACCAAAGGCGAAGACATTCACGAACGCACCGCGCGCGAAGTGTTTGGCGCGAAAACCGCTGCGGAACTGAAAGAAAAACGGCGCGTCGCCAAAATCGTCAATTTCGGCATTGCGTATGTGATTGGGCCGTTCGGCTTGGCGCAGCGCGTTGGAATCAACCGCTCGGAAGCCCGAAAAGTCATTGACGACTGGTATCGCACCTACGCCAACGTCAAAAAATATATGGACGAATTGCCGGAACAGGCTCGGTCGGCTGGCAATGTCGCACGGTCAATATACGGACGATTACGCCGAATGCCCGACCTTGCCAGCAAAGGCGCGGCCCGCGCCCGTGCCGAACGCGAAGCCGTCAACATGCCGATGCAGGGTTCGGCTTCGGACATCGTCAAACTGGCGATGTTGCACGTTTGGGAAGCGCTGAAAAAAGAAAAGCTCCACGCCAAAATGATCCTGCAAGTTCACGACGAACTGGTGTTTGAAGTGCCCAAGAAAGAATTGAAGAAAACCAGCGAAATCGTCAAAACAGCAATGGAACACGCCGTGAAACTGGCCGTGCCTTTGCCAGTGGAACTGGGGAGCGGTGAAAACTGGATGGACGCGAAGCCTTAA
- a CDS encoding YncE family protein: protein MKKLFVIILMLASSAMAFAQKAPTQDYLVYVLSESADKISLIRFGPGGAKVEREFTTGVMEPDIDGPHGIAVSPDKQNYYVSLAHGRPFGTVWKYSASDEVLKKVTLGNFPATMDISPDGSFLYVVNFNLHGDMIPSSVSVVLTDEMQEIARIPTCTMPHGSRFNPAGTKHYSACMMDDMLVEIDASTLKVSRHFILTKGKEAGMNGSPQMHSAQAHAGHDSGGHGLEPPKPGDVGCSPTWAQPSADGSKIFVACNKSSEIVEVDTKTWQMTRRIEAGPGVYNLAVTKDGSKLIATNKRGPSVSVYDVKSGKELARIPTKRKVVHGVVVTPDSRYAFISVEGIGTEPGTVEVIDLDALKTVATVDVAEQAAGIDFLKTAAVKK, encoded by the coding sequence ATGAAGAAGTTGTTTGTGATTATTTTGATGCTGGCGTCGTCTGCGATGGCGTTCGCCCAGAAAGCTCCGACGCAGGATTATCTGGTCTATGTGCTTTCGGAATCCGCCGACAAAATTTCCCTGATTCGCTTTGGCCCTGGTGGAGCAAAAGTCGAGCGCGAATTCACGACGGGCGTGATGGAGCCAGACATTGACGGCCCGCACGGCATAGCCGTTTCGCCAGATAAACAGAATTATTATGTTTCGCTTGCGCATGGGCGGCCTTTTGGGACAGTTTGGAAGTATTCGGCCAGCGACGAAGTGTTGAAAAAAGTCACGCTCGGCAACTTCCCAGCAACAATGGATATTTCGCCGGATGGCAGTTTTCTGTATGTCGTCAATTTCAACCTGCACGGCGATATGATTCCGTCATCGGTGTCCGTCGTGCTGACCGACGAGATGCAGGAAATTGCCCGCATTCCGACCTGCACAATGCCGCACGGATCGCGATTCAATCCGGCAGGAACCAAACATTACTCCGCCTGCATGATGGACGACATGTTGGTGGAAATCGACGCTTCGACCTTGAAAGTTTCGCGCCATTTCATTCTGACCAAAGGCAAAGAGGCCGGGATGAATGGCTCGCCGCAAATGCATTCAGCGCAGGCTCATGCAGGTCACGATTCCGGCGGGCATGGTTTGGAACCGCCAAAGCCAGGCGATGTTGGATGTTCCCCAACCTGGGCGCAACCATCAGCAGATGGCTCAAAGATTTTCGTCGCGTGCAACAAATCGTCGGAAATCGTCGAAGTGGACACCAAAACTTGGCAAATGACTCGGCGTATCGAAGCCGGACCGGGCGTTTATAACCTTGCGGTGACGAAAGATGGCTCCAAACTGATTGCCACCAATAAACGCGGCCCATCGGTTTCGGTGTATGACGTGAAATCCGGCAAGGAACTAGCCCGAATTCCAACCAAGCGCAAGGTCGTTCACGGCGTGGTAGTTACGCCTGACAGTCGTTACGCGTTCATATCAGTGGAAGGCATCGGAACGGAACCCGGCACCGTTGAGGTGATTGATTTGGATGCGCTGAAAACCGTGGCGACTGTTGATGTCGCAGAACAAGCGGCTGGAATAGATTTTCTGAAAACGGCGGCCGTTAAAAAATGA
- a CDS encoding glycosyltransferase family 9 protein, protein MCALKRFRPDLKIVTLVEAIYTDLFAADPDIEAIALPRGSGDKRTTFSSRLGVIKGIRDRKFAAVINLHGGPTSAQLTFASGAKYRVASSHFRNGYAYNLRIPSVNEILKQHDISQKLHTVENQFAEFQWLGLPGEQAEETHLRVVPAMEESANTKLIAAGIDMEKPYAVLAPTNEFYTKRWMPERFAEVAEALIERGFQIVMTGAPTDEQRTQLQAVQKATRKTLVSLSSLSIGELVAVIAAANLFVGNDSGPAHIAAAVKTPLVVLFGPASSIRWHPWRAPSVLVQNNFACNPCSMYKCEAFDEPECIRSITITQVMEAIEKVIEGK, encoded by the coding sequence TTGTGCGCACTGAAACGGTTCCGCCCCGACTTGAAAATCGTCACGCTGGTGGAAGCTATTTACACGGACCTGTTTGCTGCCGATCCGGACATCGAAGCTATTGCATTGCCAAGAGGAAGTGGAGACAAACGCACCACCTTTAGCTCCAGGTTAGGCGTCATTAAAGGAATTCGGGATCGAAAGTTCGCCGCAGTCATCAACCTGCACGGCGGGCCAACCAGCGCTCAATTGACCTTTGCGAGTGGCGCAAAGTATCGCGTCGCCTCGTCGCATTTTCGTAATGGCTATGCGTACAACCTGCGTATTCCTTCGGTTAATGAAATTCTGAAACAACACGACATCAGCCAAAAACTGCATACGGTCGAAAATCAGTTTGCTGAGTTTCAGTGGTTAGGATTGCCCGGCGAGCAGGCCGAAGAGACTCATCTGCGGGTTGTTCCGGCGATGGAGGAAAGCGCCAATACAAAATTGATTGCCGCAGGGATTGATATGGAAAAGCCTTATGCCGTCTTGGCTCCAACCAATGAGTTTTATACCAAGCGATGGATGCCGGAACGGTTTGCCGAGGTGGCCGAAGCGTTGATCGAGCGAGGATTCCAGATTGTGATGACCGGCGCTCCAACCGACGAACAGCGAACACAATTGCAAGCCGTCCAAAAAGCCACTAGGAAGACGCTGGTCAGCCTGAGTTCGTTGAGCATAGGCGAGTTGGTCGCCGTTATTGCCGCGGCAAACCTATTTGTAGGAAATGACAGCGGCCCGGCTCATATTGCTGCTGCCGTGAAAACGCCGTTGGTAGTGTTGTTTGGCCCGGCGAGTTCCATTCGTTGGCATCCCTGGCGAGCGCCTTCGGTGTTGGTACAAAACAATTTTGCCTGCAATCCATGCTCGATGTACAAGTGCGAAGCTTTTGACGAGCCGGAATGCATTCGCTCAATCACCATCACTCAGGTGATGGAAGCGATTGAGAAAGTGATAGAAGGAAAATGA
- a CDS encoding Trm112 family protein, protein MSINPDFLAILRCPFCKSKVELKSDGSGLKCETCHRVYPIRDDIPIMIIEEATIEGVVEA, encoded by the coding sequence ATGAGTATCAATCCTGATTTTCTGGCAATTTTGCGTTGCCCTTTCTGCAAATCAAAAGTCGAATTGAAGTCGGATGGTAGCGGGTTAAAGTGCGAAACCTGCCATCGCGTGTACCCAATCCGTGACGATATCCCGATTATGATTATTGAAGAGGCAACTATTGAAGGGGTTGTTGAAGCATAA
- a CDS encoding xylose isomerase, whose protein sequence is MSSLQPNKEHKFTFGLWTVGNPGRDPFGEPTRQPISPVTIVHRLAELGAYGVNFHDNDLVPIDATAAERDKIVSDFKKALSDTGMVVPMATTNLFGDPVFKDGAFTSNDPRIRLYAIQKTMRSMDLGAEVGAKIYVFWGGREGAEVDAAKDAREGIKWFREAVNFLCEYSISQGYGYKFAMEAKPNEPRGDIYFPSTGSYLGFINTLDHPEMVGVNPEVGHEHMAGLNFYHVVAQAIEAGKLFHIDLNDQKGCRFDQDLRFGSESLKGMFFLVKLLEEAYDGPRHFDAHAYRSEDEEGVWDFAAGCMRTYLILKEKAQQFNDDPDIQSLLAEIKSSDPNFEPVPVKFTPERAKQIKEMNLDRVALSRKRLPYEKLDQLVVDLLLGIR, encoded by the coding sequence ATGAGTAGTCTGCAACCAAACAAAGAACACAAATTTACGTTTGGGCTTTGGACTGTGGGAAATCCCGGACGCGACCCTTTTGGCGAACCGACTCGCCAGCCAATTTCGCCTGTCACCATTGTTCACCGTCTGGCTGAACTCGGCGCTTATGGCGTCAATTTCCACGATAACGACCTGGTGCCAATTGACGCGACCGCAGCCGAGCGCGACAAGATTGTCAGCGATTTCAAAAAGGCGCTCAGCGACACAGGAATGGTCGTACCGATGGCGACGACCAATTTGTTCGGCGATCCGGTTTTCAAAGACGGAGCTTTCACCTCAAATGACCCGCGAATTCGTCTGTACGCCATTCAGAAAACCATGCGCTCAATGGATTTAGGTGCGGAAGTCGGAGCCAAAATTTACGTCTTCTGGGGTGGACGCGAAGGCGCGGAAGTGGATGCCGCCAAAGACGCGCGCGAAGGCATCAAATGGTTCCGCGAAGCGGTCAACTTTTTGTGCGAATACTCCATTTCGCAAGGTTACGGCTACAAATTCGCGATGGAAGCCAAGCCGAACGAACCGCGTGGCGACATTTACTTCCCCTCCACAGGCTCTTATCTTGGATTCATCAACACCCTGGATCACCCCGAAATGGTGGGCGTCAACCCGGAAGTCGGGCATGAGCACATGGCTGGATTGAATTTTTACCACGTCGTGGCTCAAGCCATCGAAGCCGGGAAACTGTTCCACATTGACTTGAACGATCAAAAGGGCTGCCGTTTTGATCAGGATTTGCGCTTTGGATCGGAATCGCTGAAAGGAATGTTTTTCCTGGTCAAGTTACTCGAAGAAGCTTATGACGGGCCGCGCCATTTCGATGCACACGCCTATCGCAGTGAAGACGAAGAAGGCGTTTGGGATTTTGCCGCGGGTTGCATGCGCACGTATTTGATCTTGAAAGAGAAAGCGCAGCAATTTAACGACGATCCGGATATTCAATCGCTGTTGGCGGAAATCAAATCCAGCGATCCAAATTTTGAACCCGTGCCGGTGAAATTTACGCCGGAGCGCGCCAAGCAAATCAAGGAAATGAATCTTGATCGCGTCGCTCTTTCGCGCAAGCGGCTGCCTTACGAAAAGCTGGATCAATTGGTCGTTGATTTATTACTCGGCATACGTTAA
- a CDS encoding aldo/keto reductase, which produces MHYRKFNHTDFACSEVGLGCWQLGGSDWGDVSDKQAFAILAKAIECGVNFFDTADVYGDGRSEMLIGEFLRSSKADVFVATKLGRRQIYPDNYTETTIRAATEESLRRLQMDALDLTQLHCIPTEVMRQGEVFDWLRRLKAAGKIKSFGASVESVEEALICLKQEGLSSIQIIFNIFRQKPIAGLFEAAKAKSVALIVRLPLASGLLGGKLTKQANFPDNDHRRYNRDGQFFNVGETFAGLPFELGVDLANELRQFVPEEMTMAEWAMRWILDFDAVTVVIPGATKLQQVTDNASASELPPLGEELHRQLQTFYLKKVAQHLRGPY; this is translated from the coding sequence ATGCACTACAGAAAATTTAACCACACGGACTTTGCTTGTTCCGAAGTCGGCTTGGGTTGCTGGCAACTTGGAGGCAGCGATTGGGGCGACGTTTCGGATAAACAGGCATTTGCGATTTTGGCGAAAGCTATTGAATGCGGCGTCAATTTTTTCGATACGGCGGATGTGTATGGCGACGGGCGCAGTGAAATGCTGATCGGAGAGTTTCTCAGATCATCCAAAGCCGATGTTTTCGTCGCAACGAAGCTTGGACGCCGCCAAATTTATCCGGACAATTACACAGAGACAACAATTCGTGCAGCAACTGAAGAATCCCTTCGCCGTTTGCAAATGGATGCGCTGGACTTGACACAACTTCACTGCATTCCAACTGAAGTAATGCGGCAAGGCGAGGTGTTCGACTGGCTGAGAAGGCTGAAAGCCGCAGGCAAAATCAAGAGTTTCGGAGCCAGCGTCGAGTCTGTTGAAGAAGCGCTTATCTGTTTGAAGCAAGAAGGGTTAAGCTCGATTCAAATCATCTTTAACATCTTCCGGCAAAAACCGATTGCGGGGTTGTTTGAAGCGGCGAAGGCCAAATCCGTGGCATTGATCGTTCGGCTCCCCCTTGCCAGCGGCTTGCTTGGCGGCAAGCTGACTAAGCAAGCCAACTTTCCTGATAACGACCATCGCCGATACAACCGCGATGGTCAATTTTTCAACGTCGGCGAAACCTTCGCCGGACTGCCGTTTGAACTCGGAGTGGATTTAGCAAACGAACTTCGCCAATTCGTTCCCGAAGAAATGACGATGGCGGAATGGGCGATGCGCTGGATTTTGGATTTTGACGCGGTCACGGTCGTCATCCCGGGAGCCACAAAACTTCAACAAGTCACAGACAACGCATCTGCTTCCGAGTTGCCGCCGCTTGGCGAAGAACTGCATCGCCAACTCCAGACGTTTTACCTGAAGAAAGTCGCGCAGCATCTTCGCGGGCCGTATTAG
- a CDS encoding MFS transporter, whose protein sequence is MTLTPSPQPPVTKKEIFGWCMYDVADSAFTTVIVTALYALYFGTVVVGDTNQADYLWGWGASISEMIVAVVAPILGAIADFSGSRKKFLGVCAVTIIFFTASLYFVGPGMVTSGLTLYIIANVGFAGGGVFIDSFLPGISTEQNAGKLSGIKWAMGYASGLLCLLLCFPLAKYIKPNPTPFELSRARLIPVVVAVYYAVAVIFPLIFLRERSAKQALPKGETYLTIGFHQLRKTLKHIRRYQDLVRLLIAFLVYNDGVVTVIYFAARYAKETVGFTPSEVVILLILNNIVAAAGAFSFGFIADWIGQKKTIYITLVIWIAAVTVAYFSTTRMMFYVASALVGIGLGSCQSVTRSLLALFTPKENASEFFGFLGIAGKALAFLGPIIFGSVSKATGSQRPAILSIGAFFIIGAILLSFVNERRGKAAALIPVEAEG, encoded by the coding sequence ATGACCCTTACTCCGTCGCCTCAACCGCCCGTCACCAAAAAAGAGATCTTCGGCTGGTGCATGTACGATGTTGCCGATTCGGCATTCACCACGGTGATCGTCACGGCGCTTTATGCGCTTTACTTCGGCACAGTTGTTGTCGGCGACACTAATCAGGCCGATTATCTTTGGGGCTGGGGTGCTTCGATTTCGGAGATGATTGTTGCCGTCGTTGCGCCAATTCTTGGCGCAATCGCAGACTTTTCCGGCAGTCGCAAAAAGTTTTTGGGCGTTTGCGCCGTGACAATCATTTTTTTCACCGCTTCTCTCTATTTTGTCGGGCCGGGGATGGTGACGTCAGGGCTGACGCTTTACATCATCGCCAACGTTGGGTTCGCGGGCGGCGGAGTTTTCATTGACAGTTTTCTGCCCGGCATTTCGACGGAACAAAATGCTGGCAAGCTTTCCGGCATCAAATGGGCGATGGGATATGCCAGCGGTTTGCTTTGCTTGCTGCTGTGTTTCCCGCTGGCCAAATACATCAAACCCAATCCGACACCTTTCGAGCTTTCGCGCGCGCGACTGATTCCCGTTGTCGTCGCAGTTTACTACGCTGTCGCGGTGATTTTTCCGTTGATCTTCTTGCGCGAACGAAGCGCCAAGCAGGCGTTGCCGAAAGGCGAAACTTACCTGACCATTGGCTTTCATCAACTCAGAAAAACTCTCAAACATATTCGCCGGTATCAGGATTTGGTTCGATTGTTGATCGCGTTCCTGGTTTATAACGACGGGGTGGTGACGGTCATTTATTTTGCAGCGCGATACGCCAAAGAAACCGTCGGCTTTACCCCCAGCGAAGTGGTTATCCTTTTGATTTTGAACAACATTGTTGCCGCAGCCGGAGCTTTCAGTTTTGGCTTTATTGCCGATTGGATTGGCCAGAAAAAAACCATTTACATCACTCTCGTAATCTGGATCGCCGCTGTTACGGTGGCATATTTTTCAACCACCCGGATGATGTTTTACGTGGCCTCGGCGCTGGTCGGAATCGGCCTGGGTTCTTGCCAATCTGTCACGCGCAGCCTATTGGCGCTCTTTACGCCCAAAGAAAACGCATCGGAGTTTTTCGGATTTCTGGGCATTGCGGGCAAAGCCCTGGCCTTTTTAGGTCCGATTATTTTCGGATCGGTGTCGAAAGCGACCGGCAGCCAGCGCCCCGCAATTCTTTCCATCGGTGCATTTTTTATCATCGGAGCAATCCTGCTTTCGTTCGTCAATGAACGACGTGGCAAAGCTGCTGCGCTCATCCCGGTTGAAGCTGAGGGCTAA